Proteins co-encoded in one Halorussus lipolyticus genomic window:
- a CDS encoding PKD domain-containing protein, translating into MIVSAPSATLGFDGPTTGPATAAAANDTLTASVEYSPSSPAPDETVTFDASGSTASGTIDDYEWDVDGDGYVEEYGSQTTYSYDTAGTYTVTLWVTNGEGETDKETVSVSVENDAPKASFSYSPTDPAPDDTITFDAGDSSDSDGRITDYEWDLDGDGYVEEYGSQTTYSYDTAGSYTVTLWVTDNGDRTVKKIRTVEVGNDAPNATFSYSPTDPAPDDTITFDAGDSSDADGRITDYEWDVDGDGYVEEYGSQTSHSFETAGTYTVTLWVTDNGDATTKKIRTVEVGNDAPNATFSYSPTDPAPDDTITFDAGDSSDADGRITDYEWDVDNDGYVEEYGSQTSHSFDTAGTYTVTLWVTDNGDRTVKKVRTIEVENTAPKVSVSHTPSNPSPGDSVTLDAGGSSDPDGKIDDYEWDVDDDGYVEEYGSRITHTFEDEGRHTVTLWVTDNGDRTVKKTYTVAVGDVATTQPDPTTRPDPTTAATDPDAESRESTDSADDSDESGESDDTSGDSSVDSTDGNSFANGELFQVARLYAPEKVIEPGSPGRLAGAFTADVTNDKATKVQITLQVPSGIQISGGSDIESSGGGLPTTTFVIQPGETKDISAQVTGSAPGTYTLRAAITYFPVGNKSAAREYDDLTLDFEVRGDSTANAALEDDQQSRTKADGESSSGTPGFTLGSALVALLAAAMLARRSR; encoded by the coding sequence GTGATTGTTTCCGCGCCGAGCGCGACCCTCGGGTTCGACGGTCCGACGACCGGACCGGCGACGGCCGCCGCGGCCAACGACACGCTGACCGCCTCGGTCGAGTACTCGCCGAGTTCGCCCGCACCCGACGAGACGGTCACGTTCGACGCCTCGGGTTCGACCGCGAGCGGCACCATCGACGACTACGAGTGGGACGTGGACGGCGACGGTTACGTCGAGGAGTACGGCTCTCAGACCACCTACTCCTACGACACCGCCGGGACCTACACCGTCACGCTCTGGGTGACCAACGGCGAAGGAGAGACCGACAAGGAGACAGTCTCGGTCTCCGTCGAGAACGACGCGCCGAAAGCGTCGTTCAGTTACTCGCCGACCGACCCCGCCCCCGACGACACCATCACCTTCGACGCCGGGGACTCCTCGGACAGCGACGGCCGAATCACCGACTACGAGTGGGACTTGGACGGCGACGGTTACGTCGAGGAGTACGGCTCTCAGACCACCTACTCCTACGACACCGCGGGAAGCTACACCGTCACGCTCTGGGTCACCGACAACGGCGACCGGACCGTCAAGAAGATACGCACCGTCGAGGTGGGCAACGACGCGCCCAACGCCACCTTCAGTTACTCGCCGACCGACCCCGCCCCCGACGACACTATCACCTTCGACGCCGGGGACTCCTCGGACGCAGACGGACGCATCACCGACTACGAGTGGGACGTAGACGGCGACGGCTACGTCGAGGAGTACGGCTCTCAGACCTCTCACTCGTTCGAGACTGCCGGAACGTACACCGTCACGCTCTGGGTCACCGACAACGGTGACGCGACGACCAAGAAGATACGCACCGTCGAAGTGGGCAACGACGCGCCCAACGCCACCTTCAGTTACTCGCCGACCGACCCCGCCCCCGACGACACCATCACCTTCGACGCCGGGGACTCCTCGGACGCAGACGGTCGTATCACCGACTACGAGTGGGACGTGGACAACGACGGCTACGTCGAGGAGTACGGCTCTCAGACCTCCCACTCGTTCGATACCGCGGGGACCTACACCGTCACGCTCTGGGTCACCGACAACGGCGACCGAACCGTCAAGAAAGTCCGGACCATCGAAGTCGAGAACACCGCTCCGAAGGTGTCGGTTAGCCACACGCCGTCGAACCCCTCGCCGGGCGATAGCGTCACCCTCGACGCGGGCGGGTCGTCGGACCCCGATGGCAAAATCGACGACTACGAGTGGGACGTGGACGACGACGGCTACGTCGAGGAGTACGGGTCTCGCATCACCCACACCTTCGAGGACGAGGGCCGACACACCGTCACGCTCTGGGTCACCGACAACGGCGACCGAACCGTCAAGAAGACCTACACCGTCGCTGTCGGCGACGTGGCGACCACGCAACCGGACCCGACGACTCGACCCGACCCGACCACTGCGGCGACCGACCCGGACGCCGAATCCCGAGAATCGACCGACTCAGCAGATGATTCGGACGAGTCGGGCGAATCGGACGATACGTCTGGGGATTCGTCGGTCGATTCCACCGACGGGAACTCGTTCGCCAACGGCGAGTTGTTCCAAGTCGCTCGACTCTACGCCCCCGAGAAGGTCATCGAACCGGGCAGTCCCGGCCGACTCGCCGGAGCGTTCACCGCGGACGTGACCAACGACAAGGCGACCAAGGTCCAAATCACGCTCCAAGTTCCCAGCGGCATCCAAATCAGCGGCGGGAGCGACATCGAGAGTAGCGGCGGCGGTCTGCCCACCACGACGTTCGTCATCCAACCCGGCGAGACCAAGGACATCTCGGCGCAGGTCACGGGGTCCGCGCCGGGCACCTACACCCTCCGGGCCGCGATTACCTACTTCCCGGTCGGCAACAAGAGCGCCGCCCGCGAGTACGACGACCTGACGCTGGACTTCGAGGTCCGCGGCGATTCGACCGCGAACGCCGCACTCGAGGACGACCAGCAATCGAGGACGAAGGCCGACGGCGAGTCGAGCAGTGGGACGCCCGGATTCACCCTCGGGAGCGCACTCGTCGCCCTCCTCGCGGCGGCGATGCTCGCGCGCCGGTCGCGGTAG
- a CDS encoding ArsA family ATPase, whose protein sequence is MSELDVEAVERIEDSDVPTGVDAPEYVLYGGKGGVGKTTMAAATGLASARGGTSTLVVSTDPAHSLSDTYETDVPASPERIRDDVPLYAAEIDPEEAMDEGNAVFGGAVGGDADGTAADSGPAGGGPTGDEAGPMGGLGGMLGGENPLESMLGGPMPGSDEATAMQKLLEYMDDERFERVIVDTAPTGHTLRLLELPELMDSMVGRIMKLKQKFQGMMEGMKGMFGGEDADPEQGLADLEELSDRIERLRATLRDPSKTDFRVVMVPEEMSVFESKRLLGQLAEFEIPVGTVVVNKVMEDLSDVAGEATDTDAFVSPNLDTCEFCQRRWDVQQDALAEAQEVFRGHDVKRVPLLADEVRGERMLALVASCLE, encoded by the coding sequence ATGAGCGAACTCGACGTGGAGGCGGTCGAACGAATCGAGGACAGCGACGTGCCGACTGGCGTGGACGCGCCCGAGTACGTCCTCTACGGGGGGAAAGGCGGCGTCGGCAAGACCACGATGGCGGCCGCGACGGGACTGGCAAGCGCCCGCGGCGGGACTTCGACGCTGGTGGTCTCGACCGACCCCGCCCACTCGCTGTCGGACACCTACGAGACCGACGTGCCGGCGAGTCCCGAGCGCATCCGCGACGACGTGCCCCTCTACGCCGCCGAAATCGACCCCGAGGAGGCGATGGACGAGGGCAACGCCGTCTTCGGTGGTGCCGTCGGCGGTGACGCCGATGGCACGGCCGCCGACTCGGGACCGGCGGGTGGCGGACCAACCGGCGACGAGGCCGGTCCGATGGGCGGCCTCGGCGGGATGCTCGGCGGCGAGAACCCGTTGGAGTCGATGCTCGGCGGGCCGATGCCGGGTTCGGACGAGGCCACCGCGATGCAGAAACTGTTGGAGTACATGGACGACGAGCGATTCGAGCGCGTCATCGTGGACACCGCGCCGACCGGCCACACCCTGCGACTCCTCGAACTCCCGGAACTCATGGACTCGATGGTCGGGCGCATCATGAAACTCAAGCAGAAGTTCCAAGGCATGATGGAGGGGATGAAGGGGATGTTCGGCGGTGAGGACGCCGACCCCGAGCAGGGGTTGGCCGACCTCGAAGAACTCAGCGACCGCATCGAGCGCCTGCGGGCCACTCTCCGGGACCCCTCCAAGACCGACTTCCGGGTCGTGATGGTCCCCGAGGAGATGAGTGTCTTCGAGTCCAAGCGCCTGCTGGGCCAACTCGCGGAGTTCGAGATTCCGGTCGGAACCGTCGTGGTCAACAAGGTGATGGAGGACCTCTCGGACGTTGCGGGCGAGGCCACCGACACCGACGCTTTCGTCTCGCCGAACCTCGACACCTGCGAGTTCTGCCAGCGACGCTGGGACGTGCAACAGGACGCCCTCGCCGAGGCCCAAGAGGTCTTCCGGGGCCACGACGTGAAGCGCGTTCCCCTGCTGGCCGACGAGGTGCGAGGAGAGCGGATGCTGGCGCTCGTGGCGTCCTGTCTGGAGTGA